In the Psychromicrobium lacuslunae genome, TGCGAGCGATGCCGAACGGGTGGTCAGTGAGCAGATCGCCGATGTGCTCCAGCTCGGCACGGTGGGTCTGGACCAGGACTTTTTCGAACTCGGCGGCGATAGCATCCTGGCGATCTCCTTGCTTAGCGCGCTACGACGCAATGGTTTGCACGTCACGGTGACCGATATCTTCGGATCGCGTACCACGCGGGGCATCGCTGCCGCTGCCAGCCAACAGCAAGCTTCACCCGTTGGCACCGACTCAGGCGCTGGTAGCTTCGGCGGCCTGCCGATTGTGCGTTGGCTGGGCGAACGTTCGGGACGCGTCGATGGTTTTGTGCAATCGGTGCTATTCGAGACCCCTGAGGCGCTCAACGCCGAGGCGCTGGAAGCCATGCTGATGTCGATTGTCTCGCGGCATCCGATGCTCAGGGCTCGACTCCGCCGGGAGCAGCCCTGGGGATTTGAGGTACCGGAAGACGCCGATGCACAGCAACTCTGGCAGCGGGTCGAGCTGGCCGCCGATTCGACAGCTTCAACAGCGCAGGTGAGTGAGGCCGATTTTGAACTGGCTCTGAAAGTCGCAACCGATGCCGCGATCGAGCGGCTGGATCCGGAGGCCGGGACAATGTTGCAAGCGGTCTGGTTCCCGGTACAGCAACGTTTGCTGCTGGTCGCTCATCATTTGGTGATCGATGGGGTCTCCTGGCGAATTCTGCTTGACGACCTCGACCAGGCTTGGCAGCAGTTGAGTTCGGGGCAAGCAATTGAACTTGCCAATACCGGCATGTCGATGAAGACCTGGACCGAAACCCTTGAACAGGCCGCCGAGACAACTTTCGCCGCCGACCTGAGCTACTGGCAGAGGGCATTACCCGGCGTCGACCAGCAGATTGGCCGGGCCGCACTGTCCGGGCAGACGGTGGCCGAGGAGCGGCTGCACACCGTGACCGTGGATGCCGCAACCACCTCTGCGCTGCTCGGTGAGTTGCCGGGAGTTTTCCATGCCACCGTGAACGACGTGCTGCTGACCGCGCTCTCGATCAGCCTGGCTCGTTGGCGCAAGCAGCTCGGTCAACGGCAGACCTTCGCCCATATTGAGTTGGAAGGCCACGGACGGGAGGGCCGTGCGGTGCTTCCGTTGCTCGGCCGCGAAGCTGATCTCTCCCGCACTGTCGGATGGTTCACCACGCTTTTCCCGGTCATTGTCGACCCCGGGGAGTTAGCTGATCAGCCCGAGCAGGCTGCACTCGCCGCCGCGCTGAAACGGGTCAAAGATCAGCTCGCCAAGGTGCCGAGCCAGGGGCTTTCCTGGGGCGTCGGCAAATATCTCGGCAGCGCCACTGGCGGTTCGCCGGAGGCCCCGGATGCGCAGATAGCCCAGCGTCCCGATTGCCAGGTACTTTTCAACTATTTGGGCCGCTTCGGATCGGCAACCGCCAAGAACTGGAGAATGCTCGGCAACTCGCGGGGCGGCGAGCAACTCGGGGAACGTCGAGACGCCTCAATGGAACTACCCAGGGCTCTTGAATTCAACGCTATTATCGACTCCGGCAGCGATGGCGAACATCAGCTGAGCACCGTGATTTCCTGGCCGGAGGGCATTTTCCACGAGGCGGATATCCAACTCATCGCCGAGTACTGGCGGGAAGCACTGGTATCGCTGGCGCAGCTGGCCGACCTCGGCAGCCAAGCTGGCCATTCCAGCAGTGATTTCCCGTTGATCGAACTCAGCCAGCAACAGGTTGACAGTTTCGACGGCGAGGCGCTGCTTGACCTTTTACCGCTCACGCCACTGCAACAAGGGCTGTACTTCCACTCGGTCTTTGACGACGATTCTGCCGGCCAATACGTCGAGCAGCAGATCATTTCACTGCAAGGGCCCTGCGATCGGCAGCGTCTCTTCGATGCGGCGAAGCGCCTCTTTGAAATCTTCCCCAATCTGGCCGCCCGCTTCAGCAGTCTGGAAGACGGCAGGCTCATTTCAGTTCAGGAACGCGGCATCGCCCCGCAGCTGCAGAACCTAGATTTCAGTGCCCAGGCAACCATCTCGGAGGCGGCGGCAGAACAAGCCATCGCCGAATTCGCCGAGCAGGATCGCCTCGCTGGTTTTGACCTAGCGGTCGCACCCTTGATGCGTTACACGCTAATCCGACTAGCACCCGAGCACCACGTCTTGGTGCAAACCGTGCACCACATTATTGCCGACGGCTGGTCCGTACCCCAGATGCTCAACACCTTACTCGCTGAGTATCACGCTCCCGGGAGCGTACTGCGGCCGAGCAACGGTTACTCGGAGTACTTGGCCTGGCTGCAAGAGCAGGATGCCGAGCTATCTTCGGAGGTCTGGCGTGAACAGCTCCGCGGGCTTGAGCAGCCCTCGTTGCTGCGTCCCGGGCATTCGCCGTCGAACTCCTTCAGCGAAGTCGACTTCGATTTCGGCAGGATCGGCTCCTTGGAAGCCTCGCTGCGTCAATCCGGGAGTACTCTGAGCGTCGCGGTACACACCGCCTGGGGCTTGGCCCTAGGCAAGCTTCTGGGGCAGTCTGATCTGGTCTTTGGTTCTACGGTTTCGGGGCGGGAGGCGGATCTACCGGGCATTGCCGAGATGGTCGGGCTCTTCATTAACACGGTGCCGGTCCGCAGCTCGCTATTCGCCCACAATAGTGAAGTCACGTCGGCCGAACTGACTAGGGCCGAACCAACGCTGGCTGATTTACTGAGCCGAATGCGCCAACAGCACGACGCGGTGCGACCTTATCAGCATGAATCACTGGGTACCATCCAACGCCAGGCTGGCCTTGGTACGCTCTTTGACGCCCTGGTGGTCTTCGATCTTTCCGCTGACGCCAGCGCGCTCGGCCAGCCCTCCGACACCCTTCGGATCAGCCAGATTGACGGCGAAGGGGCTCCGCACTACCCGCTGACCCTCGCGGTGATGCCGCGGCAGGGTGCTGCCTCCGCTGAAGGGCTGGCTGGCGGTCTGGAGCTCGCTGTCAAGCTAATTTACGACGCCGAAGCTGTCACCGAAAATGCGGCCCGAGGTATCCTGGAGGACTTCGTTGCGGCGCTACAGGCGATTGGTAATGATGACCTGAGCGCGGCGCTGCCACGGACTCTGCTGCCGGATGCTTTGCTCCTCGACCCGGCCGTCGATCTGAACTCTCGGATTGCCCCGCTGGCCGCACCGGAGCAGCTCACCTTGCCCGAGCTATTCGATCGGGCGGCCCGTCGCTTCCCGGAGAAAACCGCGCTACGGATGTGCCGTTTCAGCGAAGCTACTCAGGCGACTGCCGAGGCTGAGGGGGCTCCGGACGCTAAGCACGTGCTGGGCAGCGAGCGTCTCAGTTACGCGGAATTGGCGGCACGAAAAGACCGGATTGCCGCTGCTCTGAGCGCTGCAGGGCTCGGGCTGGGAGACTTCGCCGCGGTTGCTACCGAACGTTCCCTGCATCAAGTCACCGCACTTATTGGTGTGGTCACCGCTGGGGGTGCCTCGGTACCGCTCGATCTGGCCTACCCGGATGAAAGATTGGCCTTCATCCTTGCCGACGCCCAGCCCCGCGTGGTGCTCACCACCGCAGAGCAAAGCGAACGCATTTACCGCTTGCTGGCTAACGCCGCCGATATGCGGGAAGACTCGCAAGGACTGACTGACACTCGGGTGCTGCTGATCGAGGAGATCCTGGTCGAAGAAGGCCTGGGTGCTGAGCCAACGGGCGCGATCAGCGAGGTGCTTGAGCGTTCCGTACAGATCCCGTGGCGGAGCGCCGCTTACTTGATCTACACCTCGGGATCGACCGGCACGCCCAAGGGCGTCTTGGTGGAGCACCGCTCGGTGGTGACCATGTTGGCCAGCATGAGTGGGCTGTTGAAGTACGGTGCCGATGACGTGTGGACGATGTTCCACTCCTTCGGGTTCGACGTCTCGGTCTGGGAAATGTGGGGTGCACTCACTCAAGGCGCCGAACTACTGGTGCCAGACCATGCGCTGACCCGTTCGCCGATGGACTTCCTGACCCTGGTGCGCGAACGTGCCGTCACCATGTTGGTGCAAAGCCCCTCCGCACTGTACCGCCTCATCGAAGCGGACCAGCAGGCAGCCCTCGAAAGTGCTGAGCCCCTCGGCGAGCTTGCGCTGCGCCACGTAGTTTTTGGCGGCGAGCCCGTCGACGCCGCACGGCTGCGGCCCTGGGTCGAGCGTTACGGCGTCGACAGCCCGGACCTGATCAATCTCTACGGTCTGACCGAGAGTGCGGTGAACTTTACCTACCGAGTGCTCGATCGCGGCCAGTTGTTAGGGGATGATCCGGTCACCTTGGGTGGTGGCATTCCGGGCAGCGCCATTTACTTGCTGGACGAGCAACTGCAACCGGTACAAGCCGGGGAATCAGGCCTGCTCTACCTTGGCGGTCCCCAAGTGGCCCGCGGCTATTGGCAGCGACCGGGGCTCACCGCGGCTCGTTTCGTGCCTAATCCTTTCGCCAATGACGGCTCTCGGCTATACAACACCGGCGATGTCGTTCGGCTCACCGACGCCGGTGAACTGGAGTTCGTCGGCCGGGTCGACGACCAGGTGCAGCTCAACGGTTTCCGAGTCGAACTCGGTGAAATTGAAGCAGCCGCCCGCGAGCTGGCCGGTGTGCTGGACTGCGTGGTGCTGCTTTCGCCGCAGCGCGATCAGCTGGCAGCCTGCTTGCTGCTGGACCAGGATGCTCCAGCTGAGGCCAGCGGTGCAGGGCAGCTTCAGAGCGTCCAAAGCCAATTGGCTGAGCGGCTTCCGGCACATATGGTGCCGCAGCGACTTGAGGCTTTCGCCACACTGCCGCTGACGGTTAATAACAAGCGGGATCGCAAGGCGCTGGCGGCGAAGGTCTTCGGTGCTGAGCAACAACAGTCCGGATCGGCGGTAGCCCCTGAAGCGCAACAGGGCCCGGGGCAGTCCACTGAGCAACTGGAACGTTTGAAGGAAATCTTTAGCAATGCCCTCGGCGCCCAGGACATCGATGCCGACACCGATTTCTTTGCCCGTGGTGGTGACAGTATTGTCGCCATCTCGGTGGTCAATCAAGCCCGTGCCGCGGGAATCACGCTAAGCCCCAGCGAAATTTTCCTGCTCAAAACTCCGGCGAAGATCGCCGCTAAGCTGGCCGTAGCAAATACCGCGGCGGCAGCCCAGCAGGATCGGGTTGCGCAGAACACCCGACCCAGTTTTGGCCCGGTGCCGCTGACGCCGATCATGCACCGCTGGCGAGAGCTGCAACCCACTTTGCACAATTTCGCCCTGGCTCGAACCATCAAGCTTCCGGGTGGACTCGAGGAGGAGCGGCTGCGTACCGCGTTGCGAGCATTATTGCAGAGCCACCCAACCCTGCGTATGCAGCTGAACACTGAACCGGACGATCTGTGGTCGTTGGAGATCCCCGAGGAAGCCGCCGAGCCGCAGCTTCTCCGGGTGAGCGCGGGCGAGCCACAGCGGCTTGCCGAGGCAGCGATGTCCAGGCTGCGCCCCTTAGCAGGGCAGATGAGCGAATTCGTCTGGATCGACAACGGCACAGAGTCCGGCACTCTGGTGATAGTGATTCACCACCTGGTAATGGACGCGGTGTCCTGGATCGTGCTGCTGGACGATTTGAACCTGCTGCTCGACGGCAAGACGCCGGCAATTTCCCCGGTCTCCTACCGCGAGTATGCCGAGCGGCTCAACCAAGCCGCGCAACGTCGGGAATTCTTGGCGGATATGCCGCACTGGCTGGAGATGCTTGACGCCCCGGCGCTGATCGCTGAACCGTCCAGCGGCGGCAGCTGGAGCCTCGAAGTTGATTTGCCGAAGGAAGCCAGCGCGGTGTTGTTCTCCCGGTTGCCGCAATTGAGCGGTTTGGGTCTTACCGAGTTGCTCTGTGGGGCGTTGCGCAGCGCGCTGACCGCTGTGCAGGCTGAGCCGACGCCGCTGAGCATTGAGCTGGAGCGGCACGGTCGAACCGGCGTCGACGAGGTAGCCGACTACTCTCAGCTGGCTGGCTGGTTTACCGCAATCGCACCGCTAAAGCTGAGCCCTCAGTACGATCCACTGGTTGCCGCGAGGGAAGTTGCGCAGCGGCAGCTCTCCGAGCAGCGGAGCCTCGGCTTCGGACTACTGCGCTATTTGAATCCGCAATCAGCGCTCCGGCTCGCTGCCAAACCGACCCCACAGATTCTGCTGAACTATCTTGGCCGCGGCACGGAAACCGGGGTTCTGCAACTTTCCACTGATCCTGGCGCACGCACCGATTATGCGGTCGAAGTCAACACCTGGGGGGAGAGCAACGAGGGTGCTGAAACCTTGCGCACCGCTTTCACGCTCTCCACCGCGGTGCCGCTCGAACTGGGGCTGCGGATCAGCGAGGAGTGGCTGAAAGCGCTGCAACAGTTAGTCAGCCGGGCCGAAGGATCGCTCGGTGCTTCCTCGGGCGTCGAGCTCAGCAGCGAGCGCTCGCTGCCATTAGCCCCGCTGCAACGAGGCCTCTACTTCCAGGCCCAAATGGCCAGCGAGCCGGGGCAGTACTTAGCTCAGAACTATCTTGCCTTCGACCACGCGCTTGATCCGGTGGCTCTAGCCCAGGCGGCAAGCTCGCTGCTCGAGCGGCACCCGCTTCTCGGTGCGGGTTTCCGCACCGAGGAATCCGGTCAGATTGTTCAGTTCACCGCTGCTGGGCAGCAGAGCGTGCCACTTGAGCTGGTAGATCTGCGCGCCGAAACCGAAGAGGTGGCCGCTGAGCGTCTCAAGCAGCATCGTGACGCTGACCGGGAGCAGGGCTTTGATCTGCTCAATCCGCCGTTGATCCGGTTGACACTCTTCCGGCTGCCTTCCGGCACCGATAGCCTGCTGCTCAGTAACCATTTGTTGCTCTGGGACGGCTGGTCGCACCAGTTGGTGCTGCGTGATCTCTTCGAGGCGTATGAACAGGCGGTGGAGGGGAAAGCTCCCAGTTTGGCGACGGCTGGGCCGGGCTTCGCCGAGTATATCCAAGCTCTTGATCTGAAAGACGCCTCCGCCGCTGAGGAGTTCTGGTCCGAGCGGTTGGCGGGTCTGGCCTCTCCGACGCTGCTTGCCGGGGACCGGGTCGCCGCCGCTGCTCAGCAAGCACCGGAGAAGTTATTGAGTACCTTGAGCGAGCAACAGACTGCTCAGCTTTCGGCGCTAGCCCGGCGGCAAGGGGTCACTCTGAACTCGCTGCTCAGCGGGGCGTTTGCGCTCTTGCTGGGGGAGTACAGCGGCAGCAACGACGTGGTCTTTGGCCTGACGGTGGCCGGTAGAACGGATCCGGCCGAATCAGGGGTGGATTACTCAGCCGCCATCGGCGTGCTACTGAACACCATCCCGCAACGGATCCGCGCCGAGGCGGCGATGAGCGTTCCCGAGTTCCTTGCTGCGGTGCAAACTGAGCGGGTTGAGACGATGCCTTATGAATACCTGGAACTTGGCGAGATTCAACGACTCAGCGAACATCAACAACTCTTCGATAATCTCTTCGTGCTACAGAACTTCTTCGACGCAGATGCAGCCGAGGAGTTCTACTCCCGGCACGGCATTGCCGGCTCGGAATCCGAGGACGCCACGCACTTCCCATTCACCTGGGTGGTGATGCCGGGCAGCGAATTGCGGATCACCCTTGAATACCGGCCAGATCTGAGCAGCCGAGACCGGGCGGAAGAGCTACTAGAGCGGTTCGTGGAGATCCTTGAGCAGCTCAACGGTGCTGGCGACGGCGTCTCGATTGGTTCGCTGGCTCGCACCAACCTGCCGGCACCCCAGCCCGGGCGAGAGTTCCCGGCGCTGAGTATTCCCGAGCTCTTCGATCGCTCAGCGGCGAAGCACCGCGCCGATCGAGCCCTGGTGTGTGCCGGGCAGTCAATGACCTTCGGTGAGCTTCAGGAACGCAGTATCGCCTTGGCACAGAGATTGACTCGCAGCGGGGTGCGGCCGGAGAGCTCGGTGGCCATCGCGATACCGCGTTCGCTGGAGTCCATCGTCGCGCTCTTCGCCGTGCTGCGCACCGGTGCGGGTTATGTACCGCTCGAATTGGATCATCCGGATGAGCGCTTAGCCGCAATCTTGCAGGACGCCCAGCCTCAGGTGGTGCTTACCGTTTCCGCGGTAGCATCACGTGTCCAGGGTTTCCAACAGATCTTGCTCGATCAGCTCGCTGAGCCTGAGCCGGACGCCGCTGTGATACTCGCTGCGACACTTGGCACGGTGGATCACCCGGTCTCAGCCGCTGTTTTCCCCGGTTTTGAACCCGAAGCAGCACACCGCCTACGGCATAGCGCATACACGATTTACACCTCCGGTTCGACCGGTAAGCCCAAGGGCGTGGTGGTGGAATATGCCGGTCTGACCAATATGCTCTTGAACCACCAACGGCGCATTTTCGAGCCAGTTTTGGCGGCCGCCGGGCACCGTAGGTTCCGGGTCGCACATACCGTTTCCTTTGCCTTCGACATGTCCTGGGAGGAGCTGCTCTGGCTTGCCGATGGTCATGAGGTGCATATCTGCGATGAGAATCTGCGCCGGGACCCGGCCGAGCTAGCCGCGTATCTGCAACGCGAACGGATCGACGTCATTAACGTGACGCCAACCTTCGCCCAGCAGTTGGTCGCCGAAGGGGTTTTGGAACGTGAGCATCAGCCCGCACTGATCCTGCTCGGCGGTGAAGCGGTCTCCGCGCAGCTCTGGAGCAAGCTCGCTGAGCATCCGCAGGTTGTTGGTTATAACCTCTACGGCCCCACCGAATACACCATTAATACCCTCGGGGTAGGCACCTTCGACTGCCAGGACCCGGTGATCGGTACGCCGATCGATAACACCAATGTGTATGTGTTGGATGAGTGGTTGCGGCCGGTGCCGGACTCGGTGCCGGGAGAGCTGTACGTCTCCGGCGTCGGTTTGGCTCGAGGTTACCTTGGTTTGCCGGCGATGACTTCGGCGAGATTTATCGCCTGCCCATTCCAGCCAGGGGAGCGGATGTACCGCACCGGTGACCTCGTTCGACGTCGCCCTGATGGCAATATCGACTACTTGGGCCGGACCGATGATCAGGTCAAAATTCGGGGTTACCGAGTGGAACCGGGGGAGATCGAAGCGGTCATCACCGATTACCCGGCGGTTGGTTTCGCGGCGGTGACGGTATCTACCGATCCGGCGACCTCGCTGAACCGCTTGAACGCGTTTATCGGACTGAAGCAGCAAGCGGAGGGGGCAGACAGTAGCGAGCAACTAACCGGTTTGCTCGGGCATCTTTCCGCTGTGCTGCCGGACTATATGCTGCCCAGTCACTATGCATTGATCGATGGTTTGCCGCTTACCGTGAACGGCAAACTTGATGCCCGGGCGCTGCCAGTGGCTCAGCCAATTAGTGCTCTCTTGGGTTTGCAACGCACTGAACCGAGTAGCGAAACCGAAGAATTGGTATGTGAGTTCTTTGCCGAGGTACTCGGGCTCGATGATGACGAGGTGCGGCTGGAGGACGATTTCTTCGGGCTCGGCGGGCACTCAATGCTGGCGATCCGACTGGTGGGCATGCTGCGGGCCGAGTTCGGCGAAGTGGTGAGCATCAAAGATCTGTTCGCGCTGCGCACTCCCGCCGCGCTCGCCATCCAGATAGAGGAAACCGCGAACTAGGCCGCAGGAGATCCGGGCGCCAGATCTGCTGGCTAATGTGGTGGGGGGGCGCTCCTGCACCACATTAGCCAGGTTATTCCGGTGCTCGTGTTGGGTAACGGGGAGCTAGCCGATACGTCGCAGCATCCAGGCGGTGTCGCGCAACAAGGCATCACGCCAGCTGGAGCGGTCGTGGCCGGCCGCGGAAACATTACTGTGCAGGCTGGCCCCACGCTCCGCTAGCAGTCGGAATACCTCAGCTTGGTGATCCACCATCTTGCCTTCATGACTTCCGACGTCGAATGCCACCGTAATACCCGAAAGATCGAGCTCCGAGGTGCTCAAGAGTCGGGCCATTGCGCCTCCCAGCGGGCCATCCATTGGCCCCGTCCGTGGTCCCGATGCGGCGCTAGCGTCCGGGGCCGGGTACCAAAAGGAGCCGGATTGGCAGAGTGCTTGCGGGAAAGTCTCCGGCATCGTCACGGCGGCGTAAAGGGCGGCCAGGCCGCCATAGCTTTGGCCCGCCAGCACAGTGCTTGCCGGCTCGACTTCACGTCCCAGCTGAGTGGCGATCAAGGGCAGCAACTCCTCGCGAACGGCCCGCCAGAACAGCGGGTTCAGGGCGAGCTCCTCACGTCGCTTGTCCCCGCCGGGCGAGGGCACGAAGACCAGCGTGCAGGGCGATAACTCGCCAGCTTGATGCGCTGCGGTGAAGGCCAGGCCAGCTGGGTGCAGATGAATCCAGTCGTCGCCGTCGAGCAACAGCACGACTCGCTGTGCTGCCTCGACCTCCGGACCGATGTATTGCATCCGGACGGTACGCCGAGCGCCGAGTAGCTCGCTGCTCCAACGCAGTCGAGTCGGCGGTACCGGCAAGAGTGCCTCGGCGCTGAGCGAGGGCCAGAACGCTTGCTCGGCGGCATCGGGCGTGCTCGCGATGGAACGCAGCGGGCCCGCTCCCACCGGATTGAGCGGATCGGCCAGCCCGCTCGGGTTGTCGGCCTGCGTAAAGCCGTAGCTGACCCGGAAGGGGGCTGGAAAATGCTGAATAGCGAAGTGAAATACATCACCATTCTCAGCCGTGCAGGCGGTCATCTCGACCGGTTCGGGACGGTCGTCGAAGCGTAGTAAAGTGCTCTGCTGGCTGCGGCTTAAGAACAGTGCCTGCCAGCCGTTTTCGGCTGGAATAAAGCGCGGCGAGCCTTGCTCGGCCAAACTCCAGAAGGTCGCCGATCCGGGCTGCTCCGGTAAGCCGAAAGCCTCAAAAATACTGACCATGTCGATTCTTTACTCCTGCTCTGCTGCAAATAATGCCCTCGGCGAGAAGGCGAATGTAGGATAGCATTACCTTACTTAGTTAAGGCTTACCAAATACGGCCGCCGAGGGCCTTTCTGCCCCGGCGCTCTCCGGGTAAAACACCATTTCGAGAAGAGGTTCTCTTTTGCGGCACGATGTTTTTGATGTTGTCGGGGTCGGCATGGGTCCGTCCAATCTAGCGTTTGCGACGGCTGTCGACGAACACAATGAGACGGCCGCCGAGGGGGACCGGATTGAGGCCCTCTTCCTGGAGCAGAAAGACTCGTTCGGCTGGCATCCCGGGATGCTACTCGAGGGCTCCACAATGCAAATCTCCTATCTGAAGGATCTCGCGACGTTGCGAAATCCGCGCAGCCGCTTCACCTTTGTGAATTACCTCCAGCAAGCCGGTCGATTGATCGATTTCATTAATCATCAGACCTTCTTCCCGTCCCGGATTGAATTCGCCGACTATCTGCAATGGGTGGCCGCCTCAATCAATTCCGCGGTCAAGTACCAACGTACCGTGATCGGTATTGAAGCGCTGGCGGAGCAGGATCGCAATGGTGCTCGTTACCGGATTTCCGCCACCGGCCCGGAAGGTACCGAAGAGTACCTGACCCGCAGCGTGATCGTGGCCACCGGGCTGGCCGAAAAGCTCCCCAGCTGGGCGACTGCTGGGCCTAGACTGTTCCATAACCATCGCCTGCTTGAGCATCTCGACAAGCTTGGCGAGGCCACCGAGAACCGGTTCCTGGTGCTCGGCAGCGGTCAGAGCGCCGCCGAAGTTGTGCAGCATCTGCATCGCAGCTACCCCGAGGCCGTGGTTGAGTCAGCCTTCAATAGCTTCGGCTTCAGCCCCGCGGACGACAGTCCTTTCGCCAACCGAGTCTTCGACCCCTCAGCGGTTGATGATTTCTTCTACGCCCCCGATGATGTGCGTGCCGAGCTGATCAACCGGCATCGCAGCACCAACTACTCTTGTGTTGACCTGGAACTGATCAATGAGCTCTACGCAATTGAATACCGCGAGCGAGTGCAAGGCCCGCGTCGGCTGATCTTCCGCCCCGGTACCGAGGTACTGGAGGCAGTGGAAAGCGATGCTGCAGTTTCAGTAACTCTGCATGACCGGATCAAAGGACAGGCCGAGAACCAGCGCTACGATGCGGTGGTGTGTGCCACCGGCTTCAACTCGCAAGGTGTCAGTGGTCTGCTGCGCGGTGTCGGCATCCTGGGGAATCAGACCCCGAGCTTTGGCCGGGACTATGAACTTCTCCTCGACGGTGTTCCGGTCACCGGTCTGTTTGTGCAAGGCCCCACCGAATCAACCCATGGCCTGACCTCAACGCTGCTATCAAACGTCGCGGTGCGCGGCGGCGAGCTGCTCAATTCGGTGCTGGCGCTGCGTGAGCAGCATGGTGCCCCGGCTGCCTCGTCCTTGGTTGAGCAGGGGGCGTAATGCGGGTCATCACCTTCGGTTACCAAACCTGGGGACACAAAACGCTTTCTGCGGTGCTGGAATCCCGACACGAAGTGGTGCTCGCGGTCACCCACCCGCCGAGCGACAATCCCTATGAGCAGATGTGGTCGGATTCGGTCGAAGAACTAGCCCGGGCACACGGGGTGCCGGTGCATATTGCGAAGCGGCCCGACCAGGCGCTGCTGGAGGCAATCAAGGCAGCCGACGCCGATATTATTGTGGCCAATAACTGGCGGACCTGGTTACCTGCGGAAATTTACAATGCGCCACGGCTCGGCACGCTCAATATCCACGATTCTCTGCTGCCCAAATACGCCGGCTTCTCCCCGCTGATCTGGGCGCTGATCAATGGCGAGAGTCATGTCGGGGTAACCGCACACCTGATGGACGAGGGCCTGGACACCGGCCCGGTGATTAGCCAGCAATCAGTTCCGGTCGGCGCGCAAGACCGCACAGTCGATCTGTTCCATCGCACCATTGAAGTGATCCCGCCGCTCGTACTGGACGCGCTGGATCGGCTGGAAGCTGGCGAGGTGCAGACGGTACCGCAAGATCTCTCTCAAGCCAGCTACTTCCATAAACGCTCCGAGCAGGACAGCCACATCGACTGGAACTGGCCCGCCGAAGCAATCGAGCGGCTAGTGCGTGCGCAGTCCGATCCTTACCCCAATGCTTTTGCCTT is a window encoding:
- a CDS encoding lysine N(6)-hydroxylase/L-ornithine N(5)-oxygenase family protein; this encodes MRHDVFDVVGVGMGPSNLAFATAVDEHNETAAEGDRIEALFLEQKDSFGWHPGMLLEGSTMQISYLKDLATLRNPRSRFTFVNYLQQAGRLIDFINHQTFFPSRIEFADYLQWVAASINSAVKYQRTVIGIEALAEQDRNGARYRISATGPEGTEEYLTRSVIVATGLAEKLPSWATAGPRLFHNHRLLEHLDKLGEATENRFLVLGSGQSAAEVVQHLHRSYPEAVVESAFNSFGFSPADDSPFANRVFDPSAVDDFFYAPDDVRAELINRHRSTNYSCVDLELINELYAIEYRERVQGPRRLIFRPGTEVLEAVESDAAVSVTLHDRIKGQAENQRYDAVVCATGFNSQGVSGLLRGVGILGNQTPSFGRDYELLLDGVPVTGLFVQGPTESTHGLTSTLLSNVAVRGGELLNSVLALREQHGAPAASSLVEQGA
- a CDS encoding alpha/beta hydrolase-fold protein, with the protein product MVSIFEAFGLPEQPGSATFWSLAEQGSPRFIPAENGWQALFLSRSQQSTLLRFDDRPEPVEMTACTAENGDVFHFAIQHFPAPFRVSYGFTQADNPSGLADPLNPVGAGPLRSIASTPDAAEQAFWPSLSAEALLPVPPTRLRWSSELLGARRTVRMQYIGPEVEAAQRVVLLLDGDDWIHLHPAGLAFTAAHQAGELSPCTLVFVPSPGGDKRREELALNPLFWRAVREELLPLIATQLGREVEPASTVLAGQSYGGLAALYAAVTMPETFPQALCQSGSFWYPAPDASAASGPRTGPMDGPLGGAMARLLSTSELDLSGITVAFDVGSHEGKMVDHQAEVFRLLAERGASLHSNVSAAGHDRSSWRDALLRDTAWMLRRIG
- a CDS encoding methionyl-tRNA formyltransferase — encoded protein: MRVITFGYQTWGHKTLSAVLESRHEVVLAVTHPPSDNPYEQMWSDSVEELARAHGVPVHIAKRPDQALLEAIKAADADIIVANNWRTWLPAEIYNAPRLGTLNIHDSLLPKYAGFSPLIWALINGESHVGVTAHLMDEGLDTGPVISQQSVPVGAQDRTVDLFHRTIEVIPPLVLDALDRLEAGEVQTVPQDLSQASYFHKRSEQDSHIDWNWPAEAIERLVRAQSDPYPNAFAFHGEKRLRIVESAVSRGKFGGTPGRFSIEAEGGVVVVAGPEAWRGVNPALIVKKVRLDDGTELSASEYFAGGGGYLN